CTTGGCGTATCATGGGTCATGCTTTTTAGAATGGTGGATTTTCTAGCTAGTTGGAGAGGTCTCCAAGGGAATTCACAAGTCCCAACAATCTAGAAAATGGTCCCTATTTGCATGTGTTGGTGTATATGGCGGGAatgaaatgatagaagcttcgaAAACTGCAAGAAGacaatggaggagctgaaagtctttttctttaaaacattgttctcATCGGTGGGGGCCGTTGTTTGTAACGGACTAAGTGTCCATGACTTTTTACTATCTGTTCTAAACTCTAGTTAggtatttctcatgtatactccctgtatacttgggttttgcctacttttatgaataaaacactttgattaccgatcaaaaaagATGGTTGTTGGGATTATATACTCCCGCAAAGATGTGGACTGAAGATGCTTCTTCATACAGATACTATAGAGTATCTAAAGGTAGGACCCAATTGATTTTGTTCAAGCATGAGTTTACTGCTAGCCATTGTGATGTGTTTTACTGCTAGCCATTGTGATGTGTTCAATCTCTATTGTGACTCCCCTTTATGTTTTACTTAGATTGCTTATGTTTAAGGCCAATGAGAATGTTTTCCGTGAATTTAATGTTACTGTATGGGATGGTCTTTGCAGGTCTGTGTGTCAACAACAAACAGGAACTTCCCAGGTCGAATGGGACACAGAGAAGGCCAGATATATCTTGCTTCTCCATATACTGCAGCAGCATCAGCTTTGACAGGCTATGTTACCGATCCAAGGGAGTTCTTGCAGTAGGCTATATCATAACTCTGCTCACCATCACCATGTATGTCATGGTTACTTTGTACTTGAAGACTGTAGGTCTAATGGCGGAGCTTAGAAGAAGTATGGATCTTAGAAGTTTTGTATGATAATTATTAGGAACTTGGTACTAAATATTGAGCTTTTAAGTGAGTTGTAGCCTGGGCCAGAAACCGTGTCTTATGGCTGTGCTAAAATTAtccatgaaataaaatgaagttcGATTGGGGTTGGCAATACTCGTCATCGTAATAATTATTCCTGactttggttttattcttcctttATGGCGAAATAATAGGAAAACCTTGAACTTTCCTGCCTAGCTGTGTAACAGTGGAACCTGAATGCTTCTGATTTTGATGTATGGATCTTCCTCAAGGTTGTGATGATAGGGCAGACATCGCAGCAGGGGGGGGTTTCTAAAAATATTGGAGCGCAGAAGACGATacaaaaaatggaaaggaaTTGCTGGCAAACTCtattatctgtttttttttttttttcttctctcttttgtaGGCCCTTTACCCAAGGGAAATGACCAATTATGAATGCAAAACAACATTTGTTCTATTTTTCCCGTTGTTCCTTGCGTCGTTGGGGTTGAGTCTGAAAACCTACAAAACAAAGATCATATGGGGAGAGAGTAATCATTCACCAGAAGTTATTTGGTACTGCGAAGAAGATTTCAGTCTAGGCCAGGGGAATCTGGTTTGCAGTCTGTTTGTTCTCTGATCTGACTgaaccagattttttttttttttttttttaatctaatagaAGAAACTGAAGCAAATAGTTTGTTCTAGGCCAATGCAATCTGGTCTGGTTTTGCCATTCAAGTACATTGTAACGCTAGTGGCCGTAGCATCTGCACAAAATTGCAGAGAGACAATCATTTAAAATGCCAAAATCAGAAAACAGGCCTCATGGTGCCTCGACAAGCAATGAGCTGAACCTCATCATACAGTTTGGGGGCCATATCTTTGATCTGATTGCACTGTTCAGTATTTAGATTACTGCCCGATCATCCACCAGAGTGCACTCAACGCCACAACGCTTTTGAGAAAGGGAAACCTCTGTCAAAGTGACAAGACTGATTTTAAAAGCTTTCAACACATTCCAACTTCTCTCGTCTCTTCTCCTTTCTCGGCCTGAAATATTTCAGACTCAAGTAAGGATTTTCTTGGATTGGAGTGAAgccataaaaacaaaatcaaaagcttTACAGCTATTGGGGGAAACCCCTTAAGGCTCATTTGCTGTCTTTTTGCAAGACATGGAATGGAAACCAGCAAGAATGTACGGGAAACAGATGAAAGCTGAAAGAGCCCCCGCATGTCTCCCTTCAACTCATGAGAACTTTGTGAAATACAGTTGTCCCCCCCAATCAATTAAAAGaatgtaattatttaaagaaaaagtagcatctcatttcatcaataGGCTGTCGTCTGGAGTCAAAATTTTCATGATTGCATAATCTTACGAACCAAGActgccatctctctctctctctctctctcatatcagTATTTCGTAAACCTCACCGACCTTTATCcaaaaacgaaagaaaaaacaaataataaagaaacggaatataagttataactttatTATGAATGTTTTTCACTATCAAACTTATTGGAATTAATGAAAGTCTTTTAACTCTAACCATGGGGTAGAATGTTTAATTTCCAcgttttttttacattctaagTAAAGATTGAAGATTAGTCGGTTGGTGGTCGGCTATTAtcatacgagagagagagagagagagaatcctaGGCCTTCCTTTGAAgtaaacaaaaaacacaagtgAAATGTTGAGAACGAGGTCAAGCAAAAAGGCTGAGGATAGCATATCATTGATTTTATTGTCTTATATATACTTTTGAGTAACCTTACTGAATTTCAGTTCTACACAATCAACATGAAAACGAATCCTAATTCTAATTGCTCAGCCATCTCGAAAACCACCTTGTAATTCAAATCAATCTAGAAATATACAGTCAGACATAATTATGGTGTACAGAGCCATCATCATATACATTGATTATGCTTTGTATTACCATTGCTAATAAATTATGGCAATTAGGCTGAGATTGTTCATTCTTGTTAGTTGTAATGTACGAATTAGACAGCGGCAGCTGTGATGCTGTGAATGCAAGACTCACCACCATCAGTgtatccatttttattttttattttttatgttggggAACCTCTTCAAGGCAGGGCCCTCCGGACCCatccctgcagagtaaaccctaGTTCCGTGTACCGTACTCACGGAAGTTTCCTACACGAAATTGGTTAAATCGTTGACTTTTCATCGGTGTAACTTTTACACAATACAAGGAAGATTTTAAGGAGTTATGACTTGTTAACATTTATGATGTGGTAGCCTTTTGATCTTTTGGTAATATTTCAATGTCTGTACATGAAGAAGTTCACGTAAAACCAGCTATGGCAATGATAATTACAAAACTCTGCTACTTCGAAGGTTTAGCATAATTTGAACAGGTTGATTCAGCTgtaaagtaattaaaaaaaatgaaattatgtcaaATCAGAAACAAAAGAACACTTTCAAAACACTGCTGGAGCATCACATTTAGAAAACATGGCCAACCAACACAACcacagaatttttaaaaatctaaaacaacccaagtttttttttccaaccttGTAAAAACTGAGACCACTAGATTGCAGCAGACTCAACACTCTAGATATAAGTACTCCCATATTTACAATACTGTGAAGCAGCATTCAGCCAAGTTGGCAGGCCTGTATGGTAGCACTATATTAAGAGCCTGTAAAAACTAGAATCAAAATGACCTACAAGGACAAAAAAGGAGCAACAACCAGAGACTGGTTGAGTATAACAAAAAGGGAGCAATATAAAAACCAGTGGAAGAACAATCTCAGCAGGACATTCTGTCTCATGAACTTTTCTACTTTCCTTTGTTTTCAATCTGTGGGTTTTCTTCATGTACTCAATTTGAGAATGATCAGATCAGTGGCATTATATGGGCTTGCTTCTTTGTCTCTCATTCCTTTCTTGAAATCTTGGAGCTGGAAATATATGTGTTAGCTAGAATTGAAAAAGTAGGGGAAAcaaaatcaatccaaatatttgAACGCCAGACATTAGAATTATAGCTGTAAATTTCAAATACCAAGTCCATTTGCCTCAGAGGTCTTCATGATTCGAAGCCGTCTCACAGAGCCAAGAAACATCCTGAAATTACAATAGAAAATAGCATAAACACTGGGAGCAGCACCAAAAAAAAGGAGATATATATACTCATCATGGcaatttaatctttttgttCCTCCGAGATTGCTACAACCCATGAGTCGTACCTTATGACACCCTCTACCAGACCACCTAGTAATATGGTCCACCAATGGCTAGGACCATTAAAAGTGGCAAGGCTCACTTCAACATTATGTATGCCCATTTCCCCCTTTCCCCAACtcccattttatttatttgtgtattttttttttccgtttttAAGTTGTAATGTTAAACGATTGAGCATACCCCCATGGAACATCTCCCACAAGCATCCAGTCTCCATCTTTATCTTCATAAGTGAGCACAAATTCAGATGAACCATTCAAAAGCTTAGGGGATTTTGTCACCTGTTCTTTCTCTCCACCTGACGCAAGACAAATAACGACAATATGCACTATCAGCGTCAATCAACCTTTCGCTGATCCAtacatgcagaaaaaaaaagtgcattatTAACTGGCAGAAATATTTACTACTCAGACTGgacctttttttcccctttcactGACCCAACCTCTTATCTGAGTACAAGGTCATTGGGTAAACATTGGATGTCTTAGGCCTACCTCAACTGGGGTATTCAGTTTTGGTCGCAGATCATTCAAGTTTCTATTGAAACTTAGGAACAAAAGTGGACAAGACAATCAAACAGTGGGCCTAAACAAAATTTATAGTTGTCCGAGTAAATGTTTTTCACTCTATATGTCTATGTGCTTACTTTGAAGATCGTTTTAGAAAATCAATCCAATTTCGATATCCCGGATCAAGACACACAAGGGAAAGAGAACTAACCCATGGATTTGACAGTTGTGGTGGACCTAAAGAACATGTCTTCCAGCATTTCGGCCAAAGTCGCATAGCAAGAATGAGCATTCAAATCAACCTTTCTTCCTATCGGAACTCCATCCATATTCACCTTCACAAATCCAAGATGACATTTTTCTTTAGCAGTATTTTCagtatttgtataaattttcttttttgaagaaTCGTTGGATTCATCTTTCTCTCCAATTTGCttgtcttcttcatctctttgaCTTTTTGTCTGATTTACCAAGCTGTTCATCCTGTAAGCCCTTATGGGTGGCCATCCCACAACCTGACTGCTTTCACAATGCAAATCACAACGAAGGAATGATAACATTAATGATTAAGGAACAGATTGACGAACAGAAACAAAGATCAGTCATAACCATTTTCTCATAATAACCAGGCAATTGCTTGAACAAAGTAGAATgctgggaatttttttttgataaacaaatGCTGGGAATTTGATAAGAAAAGCActtgtaagaaaaataaattaataaaaaatagaagtctATTATTCGTAGCATCGTCTACAGAGTTGAATATCTTAAGatacaaaataaagaaatgtgATCGTTGTAACAAAGTATATACAAGAAACAAAAGTAAAAGGGACAAGCATTCTAGATAAGAAATACAAGCTCCCTGTTTCACTATAGATTAAAGAAGGCATGGTCCATAATCCATTAAGAGattatgaaggaaaaaatatgaACAGACGCAAGACATAGAGCTAGTAAGGAAAAATTCAGGCAGATGACACGTAAAGAAACCGTTACACGGAAAAAGTTCACACTCTACCCGAAGGAGGAAATACTCAACATGAGAAACCAAGTTCCCACTAATACAAGGATCTTTTAGAGCTGCTGATCAACTTCAAATACAGCtaaacaatatgaaaaaaaaaaaaaaaaaattttttgggggggggaGGGAATGGGATTAGATCATGCTCGCAAATTACTTGAGACCCCAGATAAAGATGGTCTAACACATATCCTCACGTCTGACTGACTGCAAGGTCTTTATTTTCTGGAATTGGAGAGCGAAACCCCATAAGATGATTTCAACTTTTTCCCCAGTTTTTCTTTGCTAACAAACACGGGGAGattgagagagacagagacagagacagagagaaagaACTTTGATGAATCGTCTAACCTGGCACTAGGAGGAGATCCACCCTCTTGTGAAACAGAGTCAGCAGCTCTCTTAGTTCCAGTAACAGCTGCAACAGCAGTTGCTCTGTCTGAGAACCGAGAAGGAACTGAGGAACCATGAGAGACCACTGAAGGAAAGTCTTTGGCAGTCAAGATTCGACGACACTCTCCCCATATAAAAGGCTTACCCTTTACAGTAGCAGCAGCACCACCACCTAGGCTCAGACCAAGACCCAGCTCGAGTTCAGCCTCAACCGGGGGGTATGAGGATGCCTCAGAGGACAGGCCCACGAAGTCTTGCTCCACCACCTCCATCTTTGACACAGTAGACTCATTAGTGGAAGGCCCAGAAGAACCACCACCACCCCGTAGTAAACCAAGAGTAACATCCATGAGAGCAAGATATGGAGTCAAATTTCTAGCAGAGCCAAAGAAAAGTTTAAAGAATGAATGCAAAGATTTGGAGTAATGAGGGGGTGAAAGGAGAGTATAGGGCAGCAAAAGGCACGCAAAGagagaagggaagggaagggaagggagggTAGGTTGAAGAGAGGTGGTGGAGGGGGTGATGGTGCTGGGGCCCATGTGTCCGGTAGTGCGCCTTGCACTCTCACCACCCCCAACCTCAAATTTTCTTGACATGAttcatttctctttaagaaTCTGATTTTCTATGTTGGTATAGTGCAGAGAAAGATATAGTTTAGGAAAAAAGTTTAATAGTTTtttagagagggagagggggatCGAATACTCAGAGTATGGGCATAAGCAAATGCAATTTGGTTCTTGAAATTCCAATTAAACAATATCCATCTCCATTAATGTTTTTGGCCATCCGAGTGGCACAGTTCTTTATACAGATCAGAAGAAAATTAAGTTGTTAAAAATAGCCTTGATCTGATATGATAAAGGTTGGAATTGATATAAAAGTCTTCTATTATGatgtttgcaattttttttttttttaagccttAGTATATGATTGCTAATGATGTTAGGAGTTAGGAGTTGATCTTGGGTCTTTTGACCTGGACATGTGGGGATCTACCATCCaacactgtatttttttttttttttttttttttgtgttctgAGCACATCAACTATGTATTTACTACAAAAGCAGGTAAGGTCTTGTCAtcaaaaagaaaacttaagaCCGTTTCTTTGTAGATTTCTCTTTGAACTGAGCGAATTTCCTCGAGAAAAATGCTGcttaagaaaagtgaaaatggaaaaaaaattaagaaagatgACAAAATCTAATCATTCTGTGTTTaagctattatatatatcttccttaaCCTAAAGGAGCAAGCATTCCAAACCCAGatcatatataacaaatatatatatatatatatatattactcgaATGAAGAATTAGTACCTATTCATTTAATCTCTTAGTACTATAAAAGAGCATTAGGTATGCaaaaacattattaatttattcttataatGATCTTTACTTCTGAATATtgctcctttctttctttctatgtGCTGTCTACTACTTAGACGACAAACGGCGCCAAAACTTGTTTTAGAAAGTTGAGACCTAAAGAGATCAGATGCAATATTATTGCCAGTGGGCATGCATGAGTGGGCCTGCAGCCAGTAAAGGTGATAAATTTTCAAGACTAGGCAGAAAACATcttcattattaattattcacaAAACCGCATTTATCAATATTcattacaaattattattcttcCTGCAGGGACCACATCGATCGATCTAAACATTTTTTCTAGTacagatcatgcatgcatggtctgGTCATTAATTGATTGTTTGGGAAAGAGAGGAAGATCAGATCAGTATTaattaaacacaaaatacaGCAATATTGGAGATCTTTTTTTAGAGTGTACTGCATGATGTGTTTATTTCTTCTAAAATCGAACTGTCCGATTTTATGGGGCAGTTTTTTCATAGTTAATGATGCATACCTTAATTAAATTCCATGCATGGTTTGCTAgacatgattattaattggTTGGTCTCATATATTCATACACTGTCACTGTTCAGAGGATGTCTTCATAATTCCGATTACCTGAAGTGGAAACACTAATTGGTACATATTGCATGCCATGCATTAATATCTATTACATCAagctataatatttaatatatatttcacttgtgaactTATTATCTAATACTATATCATGGGATGATaagaaaatagatgataaatagattatatatatataggtactaatagatcatatatataagttaCAAGACTCAAATATAATAAGTGTAATGTTAGATCATATAAATTTCgcacacttcttttaaaaaaatgtaaggttttattattaaaaaattaatttttcatatatatcatatatttataaaaaagagagTATGTCGTTCTTACTTACACATGACTGGTTTATAAATACTTGTTGAATTTTGggataatgcatgcatggattactgttttaatatatatggtaaAAAAATCATGTCGAATTGATCAAGGTAATTAAAACCTAGCTAATTTTGgtattttcaattaatattttcttgacacaaTTACATTTAACATTAATAACATAGTAGTGCTACATGATATATACACTTACACTTTTACTTAcattaattttacttacaaaattcattatattagttttatttttaaattttaaattttaaattaaaattttaaattttatgattttcagtcTATTAATAACTGACACgtggagaagtaagttttttttataaatttttcttaagtatatttagcaatattttccttaatattaatatatacaaccCCGCCCGGCTGGGTTATGATCAAGTGTGGAACAATACAATTAACCTGTACATGCATCGATCTTGTAGGTTTTGCTAAGTTGATCATCTCACtacaagatatatattatactttttgcGGCGATAAGAAGTGCATGTGATCTATTTTTTGCATGAGAATGTTTTTGCATGCATGCCGGCCCATTGAGGGGGAATATGGTTATAAGTCTCTGCTATGAACTAAATATTCTCTCCTCCACTAGTTCTTCTACTACTATTAATTTCATtcgcattatatatatatatatatatatattgattatatacaagagaatatatatacttcaattaCGTACCAGATCATCGGtcacaacattattaatattCCAACGAGAAATATCACTTTATTGACTAATTATTGCAGGTTgcattacaaatttaatttataagaatcTCTATATCTTTTATGGATGATATGTCTcaaattattacaatatttctcCCACAATagcaatataataatatatatatataaattctatatatagttatttttacatattttttatgcacgctattaatgtgattgactacatcatttttttaatataaaataattattttaaccaattatattaataaaatatataaaaataattgtatataataaaatttatttttttatatatatatatataatggaatcTTTTCAGAGAGAACGTATATatgtgctttgttttttttctttttctttttgttttggcttATTAAGTTGGAAAAGATGTTCGTTGTGTTGATatatatcaaatcacatcatgCAGTACTACTTTCTGTACGTCGATCGATGCCCCTTCACGCGCGAGCATATATACTTTGCTACGTACGCACGTACGTGTTCCTAGTGAGCCTAATTGTGatcactatttttattttttagcaaaAGCTTGAAATtcaactactatatatattatatatattgattaaagaaataatagttatactcataaatatacaaatattatataattatttttaaattaataaataaatacagaatccatttaaaaataataatatttttttaatagtagacctcactattttttaaaatgaatacaaGACACTTATGCACTTCACAATTACATAAAACATTACTTTATTGCTTATCATAAATTTTCCATGGGGACTACTAAAATGAATTCCTTGTGTgtttctcaaactttttcttaaataatacaTGATTGAATATTTAAGTGAACTGATTAGGTAAAAAGTACTACGTACTACTTTGGTTTGTATATATGGAGCACATAACGATTCAACGTATGCTTTGTCATtccataattatattattctaattacaaaattagaagttattttaacctttttttttcttctcttttggattcaaaagcaaaattaaagaaaaataaaagatatattttttctttctttctttctttctttttttttttaatcttctagtTATACGGTCTTTTTGCGTAATTAGTTAGAGATCGATGGATGATTTTAAGGAGAGAGAATACGTTTAATTTGTGGAGATggttcaattaattaatattactgAAGTACGTATATAGTTGATCATGTACTAGCTAACTATATACATATTAGATTATCAGTTTCAATTAATTAAAGGTCGAAGAAAAAGGATTAGATCATCATCCAGGTTCATGGAGAATACTGAACAATACgtacttaatttatatattttagataaaCTAATCTTGATTAAATTAttctctttttaaatatatatatatatatatatatatatatatagatacgaCCGACGTACATACTCTCATGATACGAGAAATTTAATATTGTACATGGAATGCAAGGGGCAAGATcaacattattaatataaaaatcatgcATACATGCTACGTACGTACTGCGTActacaataatattaatggatGGAGAAGATCAATATAAAGAGAAATCTTGAATTGCTAAAATCTTGTCAATATTCGGTGAGTCGCagaatatcttcatttaattcaactttcatttgtgtgtgtgtgtgtgtgtgtatatatatacatatagatatatatatatatatatatatttatctctctctctatatatatatatatatgttccttgGTACTTACTACGTAGGTGCTTAATTTTCATGGACAAATGGCCTGATCCTTCTCTAGTTGTGCAATTCAAATTTggtctgatctctctctctctctctgatctctctctctctccccccgtatatatatagatcacgTATGTACGTAcaaatgtcatatatataacaatCCCTATATATGAATTCCTTagtttacatacatatatatcacGCTTCTAAATATATAAGTCGGCAAGACTCCAGTAAATATCAACAAATAGAAGACAATCTGAATGCAGACGTTGCtgtat
This window of the Juglans regia cultivar Chandler chromosome 12, Walnut 2.0, whole genome shotgun sequence genome carries:
- the LOC108981076 gene encoding auxin-responsive protein IAA13-like, with amino-acid sequence MSRKFEVGGGESARRTTGHMGPSTITPSTTSLQPTLPSLPFPSLFACLLLPYTLLSPPHYSKSLHSFFKLFFGSARNLTPYLALMDVTLGLLRGGGGSSGPSTNESTVSKMEVVEQDFVGLSSEASSYPPVEAELELGLGLSLGGGAAATVKGKPFIWGECRRILTAKDFPSVVSHGSSVPSRFSDRATAVAAVTGTKRAADSVSQEGGSPPSASQVVGWPPIRAYRMNSLVNQTKSQRDEEDKQIGEKDESNDSSKKKIYTNTENTAKEKCHLGFVKVNMDGVPIGRKVDLNAHSCYATLAEMLEDMFFRSTTTVKSMGGEKEQVTKSPKLLNGSSEFVLTYEDKDGDWMLVGDVPWGMFLGSVRRLRIMKTSEANGLAPRFQERNERQRSKPI